Proteins from one Hydrogenivirga caldilitoris genomic window:
- a CDS encoding TMEM165/GDT1 family protein — MKEVILIFTAIFIAELGDKTQLATFAFATKYGWVKAFLGSVIALAVVNFVGAFLGDKVGHLLPAEFIQKGAGVLFIFFGLLILTGKL; from the coding sequence ATGAAAGAGGTGATCCTTATATTCACTGCCATATTTATTGCAGAACTCGGGGACAAGACTCAGCTCGCTACCTTCGCCTTTGCTACCAAATATGGCTGGGTAAAAGCTTTCTTGGGTTCTGTAATCGCGTTAGCTGTTGTTAATTTTGTAGGGGCTTTCCTCGGTGATAAGGTAGGACACTTGCTGCCGGCTGAGTTTATCCAGAAAGGCGCCGGTGTCCTGTTTATCTTCTTCGGGTTACTTATACTCACAGGGAAGCTGTAG
- a CDS encoding DUF411 domain-containing protein: MKGILALLTLAILGFSFGREITAFYNPNCGCCHKYFKRLEEKGYVINRIEVKPDELFKKKDELGVPVDKRSCHTMVIGARFIEGHVPVEGIEALLKEKDAKGVYSPHGVLSGWGAEEQIYEIIQ, translated from the coding sequence ATGAAAGGGATTTTGGCTCTCTTAACCTTGGCAATACTTGGATTCTCCTTCGGGAGGGAGATAACTGCTTTTTATAACCCCAACTGCGGTTGCTGCCACAAGTACTTCAAGAGGCTTGAGGAGAAGGGTTATGTAATAAACCGCATTGAGGTCAAGCCCGACGAACTCTTCAAGAAAAAGGATGAACTCGGTGTCCCCGTTGATAAGCGTTCCTGCCACACTATGGTTATAGGAGCCAGGTTTATAGAGGGGCACGTTCCGGTGGAAGGTATAGAGGCGTTGCTTAAGGAGAAGGACGCCAAGGGTGTTTACTCTCCCCACGGAGTTCTGAGCGGCTGGGGTGCGGAGGAGCAAATTTACGAAATCATTCAATAA
- a CDS encoding efflux RND transporter periplasmic adaptor subunit → MRKVLPGLFVILGLLLSACGGNSYKEVVTLEQKGVKVTILSSDGKIKSGNNKIEVRVNPPKPLKEFYFYMPPMPGMDEMRDAASLKEIEPGVYRGQLKVSMDGPWQIRVVLEDTMLTKDVFVPLSKTALAGGGPASSAHAGHIMVKPEKLQLLGVVTEPVNKRDLIKTFSAVGYINYDLSKIYDITVRADAWVTDTYRRFVGEYVKKGTPLMRVLSPDIQIALDELRLAEKKGDPELIKKAKEKLEYLKVKEVVRAPASGVILEQKVYEGGYIKEGQTAYRIADISSVWVIAEIPFKQARYIKKGTLALITPEDNPENMIEGEVDYIFPEADHMAKTVKVRIKAKNRGIALKPNALVDVLFEVPIGEVLAVPETAVVDTGKRTLVFVEMEPGMYMPVNVKLGRKAEGFYEVMHGLKEGQKVVVKGTFLLDSEAQIRGIYGQQGGGGHHHH, encoded by the coding sequence ATGAGAAAGGTTTTACCTGGGTTGTTTGTAATTTTAGGTCTTCTGCTTTCAGCTTGTGGCGGGAACAGCTACAAGGAGGTTGTAACCCTTGAACAGAAAGGGGTCAAGGTGACAATTCTCTCTAGCGATGGAAAGATAAAGTCAGGGAACAACAAGATAGAGGTGAGGGTTAACCCTCCGAAACCCCTGAAAGAATTCTACTTCTACATGCCACCCATGCCGGGAATGGACGAGATGAGGGACGCTGCCTCTCTGAAAGAAATAGAGCCAGGAGTTTACAGAGGTCAGCTCAAGGTCAGCATGGACGGACCCTGGCAGATAAGGGTGGTTCTTGAGGATACTATGCTGACCAAAGATGTATTCGTTCCACTCTCCAAGACAGCTCTCGCGGGAGGGGGACCGGCAAGCTCCGCCCACGCCGGACACATAATGGTGAAGCCTGAAAAGCTTCAGCTCTTAGGTGTTGTCACGGAACCTGTTAACAAGAGGGACCTTATAAAGACTTTCTCAGCTGTTGGCTATATAAACTATGACCTTTCAAAGATATACGACATAACGGTCAGGGCGGATGCCTGGGTAACGGATACCTATAGGAGGTTTGTGGGAGAGTATGTCAAGAAAGGAACACCCCTCATGAGGGTCCTCAGCCCCGACATACAAATTGCCCTTGATGAACTCAGACTTGCTGAGAAGAAGGGAGACCCTGAGCTGATAAAGAAAGCTAAGGAGAAACTGGAGTATCTGAAGGTGAAGGAAGTCGTCAGGGCTCCCGCCAGCGGTGTGATACTTGAGCAAAAGGTCTATGAAGGGGGGTACATCAAGGAGGGTCAGACTGCTTACAGAATAGCGGACATCTCTTCCGTCTGGGTAATAGCCGAAATACCTTTTAAGCAGGCGAGATACATAAAGAAAGGGACACTGGCTCTTATAACCCCCGAAGATAACCCTGAAAACATGATAGAGGGAGAGGTGGACTACATCTTCCCAGAGGCGGACCACATGGCAAAGACCGTGAAGGTGAGGATAAAGGCTAAGAATAGGGGAATAGCTCTTAAGCCAAACGCTCTGGTGGATGTTCTCTTTGAAGTTCCCATCGGTGAGGTCCTTGCGGTTCCAGAAACGGCGGTAGTGGACACTGGAAAGAGAACCCTCGTCTTTGTGGAGATGGAACCGGGCATGTACATGCCTGTTAACGTGAAGCTCGGAAGGAAGGCGGAGGGCTTTTACGAGGTAATGCATGGTCTGAAGGAGGGACAGAAGGTTGTGGTTAAGGGAACGTTCCTCTTGGACTCGGAGGCACAGATAAGGGGAATATACGGTCAGCAGGGCGGAGGAGGACATCACCATCACTGA
- a CDS encoding efflux RND transporter permease subunit, whose amino-acid sequence MVKLTQFFIQNRIAILFATLFLLLYGYYSLKKTPIDAIPDLSDVQVIIYSKWIGQVPQVIEDQLTYPLVTNMMGVPKVKTVRGYSVPNYSLVFIIFEDGTDLYWARSRVLEKLATIRGQLPREADIQLGPDATGVGWVYQYALVSKTRTLDELWALQNFYVKYALLAVPDVAEVASVGGYEKEYRVLIKPEKLYQYGLSLKDLYMALKKTNVEMGGKYVEINEREFLVRAVGYAQSREDLAKTVVAYRNGVPIRIEDLGKVVETPAYRMGVADYNGMGDTVGGIVVMRFGADAYKVIKNVKKKIEEIKKGLPEDVEIVPVYDRSTLIERAIDNLKTKLIEESIVVLAIVGIFLFHVQSAIVIIVFLIVSLLATFITMNHLGITSNIMSLGGIAIAIGTMVDAAIVLVENVHRRREEGDDLMTAITHSAKDVGKPIFLALLIVTVSFVPLFALEGQAGRLFKPLVATKTLSMLVAAIISVVVVPVLIYYLVRGRIPPEEKNPIVRFLIRVYDPLFHISVKLRYLMLLLFVVMGASTFYFYEKLGREFMPALNEGTILYMPTTVPSVSRQEIFRVINLQDRIIKQFPEVESVFGKAGRAETATDPAPFSMIETFITLKPEEEWRKVKEERFYSSWKIPEFFKNVLRKLFPEERTITYTELIREMDQAISIPGLSNMWTMPIKGRIDMITTGIQTPLGIKIYGDDINTLNELAQQIEQTLKDVDGIMSIFGERSTKATYIEIRPKREALQRYGLTISDINMAIAQLFANSPTSTMILGRERYGITLGVPLDYRYDLENLMIPLNNRLIPLSAVADIVRTESPISIKSENGLLTSYVFITPNPEVDMGTVIERAEKVLQEKLKLPKGYYYEWSGQFEYWKKALENLKVIIPVVILLIVLLVWFTFNKLFETILVLLTLPVATFGGVMLMYMLDYNISIASIAGFLALLGIAAEMGIVMVVYIQNSLLHTATRYGGKIQDRKEAFEAIYRGAVKRIRPIFMTFSAILLGLLPIMRGHGTGSEVMSRIAAPMVGGILSTFVIVLLFVPALYAIYMEWGTRRKGESS is encoded by the coding sequence ATGGTAAAGCTGACCCAGTTCTTCATTCAGAACAGAATAGCGATACTCTTTGCCACCTTATTTCTACTCCTTTACGGCTACTACTCCCTCAAGAAGACGCCCATAGACGCTATCCCCGACCTCTCGGACGTTCAGGTTATCATCTACTCCAAGTGGATAGGTCAGGTTCCTCAGGTCATAGAGGACCAGCTCACCTACCCCCTCGTCACCAACATGATGGGTGTCCCAAAGGTTAAAACCGTCAGGGGATACTCCGTTCCCAACTACTCCCTCGTCTTCATAATCTTTGAGGACGGAACGGACCTCTACTGGGCGAGGTCAAGGGTCCTTGAGAAGCTCGCCACCATAAGGGGACAGCTTCCGAGAGAGGCGGACATACAGCTCGGACCTGACGCGACAGGTGTGGGATGGGTATATCAGTACGCTCTAGTCTCAAAGACGAGGACCTTAGACGAACTCTGGGCTCTCCAGAACTTTTACGTTAAGTACGCTCTCTTAGCCGTTCCGGACGTTGCGGAGGTTGCCTCGGTCGGAGGATACGAGAAGGAGTACAGGGTTCTAATAAAACCCGAAAAGCTATACCAGTACGGACTCTCCCTCAAAGACCTGTACATGGCTCTCAAGAAGACGAACGTTGAGATGGGAGGGAAGTACGTTGAGATAAACGAGAGGGAGTTCCTTGTAAGGGCTGTGGGATACGCCCAGAGCAGGGAGGACCTCGCTAAGACGGTCGTAGCTTACAGGAACGGCGTTCCCATAAGGATAGAGGACCTCGGAAAGGTTGTAGAGACCCCCGCCTACAGGATGGGAGTGGCGGACTACAACGGGATGGGGGATACGGTCGGCGGTATAGTGGTGATGCGCTTCGGAGCCGACGCCTACAAGGTCATAAAGAACGTCAAGAAGAAGATAGAGGAGATAAAGAAGGGACTTCCTGAAGACGTAGAAATTGTCCCCGTTTACGACCGCTCAACCCTGATAGAGAGGGCTATAGACAACCTCAAGACCAAGCTCATAGAGGAGTCCATAGTCGTCTTAGCTATAGTCGGCATATTCCTCTTCCACGTCCAGAGCGCGATAGTGATAATCGTCTTCCTGATAGTTTCGCTCCTTGCCACCTTCATAACGATGAACCACCTCGGGATTACCTCCAACATCATGTCCCTCGGAGGGATAGCGATAGCGATAGGGACCATGGTGGACGCTGCGATAGTCCTCGTGGAGAACGTTCACAGGAGGAGGGAGGAAGGGGACGACCTCATGACCGCCATAACCCACTCCGCAAAGGACGTGGGAAAGCCCATATTCCTTGCACTTCTGATAGTTACCGTCTCCTTCGTTCCCCTCTTCGCCTTGGAGGGTCAGGCGGGGAGGTTATTCAAACCCCTCGTTGCCACAAAGACCCTCTCCATGCTCGTCGCCGCAATTATATCGGTGGTGGTAGTTCCCGTTCTCATCTACTACCTCGTCAGGGGAAGGATTCCGCCCGAGGAGAAGAACCCGATAGTTAGATTTTTGATAAGGGTTTACGACCCCCTCTTCCATATCTCGGTAAAGCTCAGGTATCTCATGCTCCTACTCTTCGTAGTTATGGGAGCGAGCACCTTCTACTTCTACGAAAAGCTTGGAAGGGAGTTCATGCCCGCCCTGAACGAGGGAACGATACTCTACATGCCCACCACCGTTCCCAGCGTCTCCCGTCAGGAGATATTCAGGGTCATAAACCTTCAGGACAGGATAATAAAGCAGTTTCCGGAGGTTGAGAGCGTATTCGGGAAGGCAGGGAGAGCGGAGACAGCCACCGACCCCGCCCCCTTCTCAATGATAGAGACCTTCATAACCTTGAAGCCCGAAGAGGAGTGGAGGAAGGTCAAGGAAGAGCGCTTCTACTCCAGCTGGAAAATACCTGAGTTCTTCAAGAATGTTCTGCGTAAGCTCTTCCCCGAAGAGAGGACGATAACCTACACCGAACTCATAAGGGAGATGGACCAGGCTATATCTATCCCCGGTCTTTCCAACATGTGGACGATGCCCATCAAGGGAAGGATAGACATGATAACCACGGGGATACAGACCCCCCTCGGGATAAAGATATACGGAGACGACATAAACACCCTCAACGAACTCGCGCAGCAGATAGAGCAGACGCTCAAGGACGTGGACGGGATAATGAGCATCTTCGGGGAGAGGTCAACCAAAGCTACCTACATAGAGATAAGACCAAAGAGGGAAGCCCTCCAGAGATACGGACTCACCATCTCGGACATAAACATGGCGATAGCTCAGCTCTTTGCCAACTCCCCCACCTCAACGATGATACTCGGAAGAGAGCGCTACGGGATAACCCTCGGGGTTCCCTTGGATTACCGATACGACCTTGAGAACCTGATGATACCCCTGAATAACAGGTTAATCCCCCTCTCCGCCGTTGCGGATATCGTCAGAACCGAAAGCCCCATAAGCATAAAGTCCGAGAACGGACTTCTGACGAGCTACGTCTTCATAACTCCTAACCCTGAGGTGGACATGGGAACGGTTATAGAGAGAGCCGAGAAGGTCCTTCAGGAGAAGCTCAAGCTACCCAAGGGATACTACTACGAGTGGAGCGGTCAGTTTGAGTACTGGAAGAAGGCTCTTGAGAACCTGAAGGTCATAATCCCCGTTGTAATACTACTGATAGTTCTTCTCGTGTGGTTCACCTTCAACAAGCTCTTTGAGACAATACTCGTCCTCCTTACCCTTCCGGTCGCCACCTTCGGCGGTGTGATGTTGATGTATATGCTTGACTACAACATATCCATAGCCTCTATAGCGGGATTCCTAGCCCTATTGGGTATCGCGGCGGAGATGGGGATAGTGATGGTGGTTTATATCCAGAACTCTCTCCTGCACACGGCTACGAGGTACGGAGGGAAGATACAAGACAGGAAGGAAGCCTTTGAGGCTATATACCGCGGAGCGGTCAAGAGGATAAGACCCATATTCATGACCTTCTCCGCCATACTCCTCGGACTCCTCCCCATAATGAGGGGGCACGGCACAGGTTCTGAGGTGATGTCAAGGATAGCGGCTCCGATGGTAGGCGGAATACTCTCCACCTTCGTGATAGTCCTCCTCTTCGTACCAGCCCTTTACGCGATATACATGGAGTGGGGCACGAGGAGAAAAGGTGAGAGTTCTTAA
- a CDS encoding heavy metal translocating P-type ATPase: MENEIIREVYTCPHHPEIRQDKPGKCPKCGMELVKMEEKKEHKHMEHTCGAHMKHEHTEHVHEEHKAHAGHDHAMHMEEMKRKAIVSTVLTIPVVLYSRSIQELLGFSMPEFPGSEWITPLLSTVVFLYGGVFFIKGMLDELRLKKPGMMTLIGIAISVAFIYSLSTLVFGGKEFFWELTTLIVVMLWGHWIEMKSVLGASRALEELVKLMPTKANLIKNGKIVEVHVSELKPGDIVLVKPGEKIPADGVVIEGSTHVNEAMLTGESKPVPKKAGDKVIGGAINMEGSVKVKVEKTGEETYLSQVLKLVKEAQESKTRLQDMADRVAFYLTVVAIGIGGLAFLVWVYLEGNLQFAVERAVTVMVIACPHALGLAIPLVVAISTSYSARNGILVRNRLALETIRDVDAVVFDKTGTLTEGRFGVSDIVSVGLSETELLRLTAAVEKHSEHVIAQAIVEDAKEKGLNLPEVKNFRAVPGKGVVGEVEGKQVAVGTNLLMEELKVELSAEVLNRVKELEFQGKTVVLVAVDGKLTGAIALADRIRKESYEAVSELKKLGKRVVMITGDSEEVARYVAQELGIDEFFARVLPHQKAEKVKELQSRGMKVAMVGDGINDAPALVQADVGVAIGSGTDVAIESADIILVKNDPRDVVKVMKLSVITVKKMVQNLFWAAGYNVITIPLAAGVAAPWGIILKPAVGAIFMSASTVIVAINAMLMRRLLK, translated from the coding sequence ATGGAAAACGAAATAATCAGGGAGGTTTATACCTGCCCCCATCACCCTGAAATCAGACAGGATAAACCGGGAAAATGCCCGAAATGCGGTATGGAACTGGTAAAAATGGAGGAAAAAAAGGAGCATAAACATATGGAACATACCTGTGGTGCCCATATGAAACATGAACATACGGAACATGTACACGAAGAACACAAAGCCCACGCGGGACACGACCACGCCATGCATATGGAAGAGATGAAGAGAAAAGCGATAGTTTCAACAGTCCTCACAATTCCCGTTGTTCTCTATTCCAGAAGCATACAGGAACTCCTCGGTTTCTCCATGCCCGAGTTTCCCGGAAGCGAGTGGATAACTCCCCTCCTTTCCACTGTGGTCTTCCTATACGGTGGTGTTTTCTTCATAAAGGGCATGCTGGACGAGCTCAGGCTCAAAAAGCCCGGTATGATGACCCTTATCGGCATCGCCATATCGGTAGCCTTTATATACAGCCTCTCAACCCTCGTATTCGGCGGTAAGGAGTTCTTCTGGGAACTCACAACCTTAATAGTGGTGATGCTCTGGGGTCACTGGATAGAGATGAAGTCGGTCTTAGGAGCTTCCCGCGCTCTGGAGGAGCTCGTCAAACTTATGCCAACTAAGGCGAACCTCATAAAGAACGGTAAAATAGTTGAGGTTCATGTTTCGGAGCTCAAGCCCGGAGACATAGTTCTCGTAAAACCGGGGGAAAAGATACCCGCCGACGGGGTGGTCATAGAGGGCTCAACCCACGTGAACGAGGCTATGCTCACGGGAGAGTCCAAGCCCGTTCCAAAGAAAGCCGGGGACAAGGTCATAGGCGGTGCCATAAACATGGAAGGCTCTGTAAAGGTGAAAGTTGAAAAGACGGGAGAGGAGACCTATTTAAGTCAGGTTCTGAAGCTCGTTAAAGAGGCTCAGGAGTCAAAAACCAGACTACAGGACATGGCAGATAGGGTCGCCTTCTACCTTACTGTGGTTGCGATAGGGATCGGAGGTCTCGCCTTTCTTGTCTGGGTATACCTTGAAGGGAACCTTCAGTTCGCCGTTGAGAGGGCAGTGACCGTGATGGTCATAGCCTGCCCCCACGCCCTCGGGCTTGCCATACCCCTCGTCGTAGCCATATCCACCTCCTACTCCGCGAGGAATGGGATACTGGTGAGGAACAGGTTGGCTTTAGAGACCATAAGGGATGTTGATGCGGTGGTCTTTGACAAAACGGGAACTCTGACGGAGGGCAGGTTCGGGGTTTCGGATATAGTGTCAGTCGGGCTCTCTGAGACGGAGCTCCTCAGGCTGACCGCCGCCGTTGAAAAGCACTCCGAGCACGTCATAGCTCAGGCGATAGTTGAGGATGCGAAGGAAAAGGGCTTGAACCTTCCCGAGGTCAAGAACTTCAGAGCGGTGCCCGGAAAGGGTGTGGTGGGTGAGGTTGAGGGTAAACAGGTTGCGGTCGGGACGAACCTTCTGATGGAGGAGTTGAAGGTTGAATTAAGTGCGGAGGTGCTTAACAGGGTCAAAGAGCTGGAATTTCAGGGAAAGACCGTCGTCCTCGTTGCGGTGGACGGGAAGCTAACAGGAGCTATAGCCCTCGCCGACAGGATAAGGAAGGAGTCCTACGAGGCGGTTTCAGAGCTGAAGAAGCTCGGTAAGAGGGTAGTTATGATTACAGGGGATTCGGAGGAGGTTGCCCGCTACGTGGCGCAGGAGCTCGGGATAGACGAGTTCTTCGCAAGGGTCCTTCCCCACCAGAAGGCTGAGAAGGTGAAGGAGCTTCAGAGCAGAGGCATGAAGGTTGCGATGGTGGGAGACGGTATAAACGACGCTCCCGCCCTCGTTCAGGCGGACGTTGGGGTTGCCATAGGTTCGGGAACGGACGTTGCCATAGAGAGCGCCGACATAATCCTCGTCAAGAACGACCCCCGGGACGTGGTGAAGGTTATGAAGCTTTCGGTGATAACTGTAAAGAAGATGGTTCAGAACCTCTTCTGGGCTGCGGGCTACAACGTCATAACCATACCCTTAGCTGCGGGAGTTGCGGCACCGTGGGGGATAATCCTGAAGCCCGCCGTGGGAGCCATTTTCATGAGCGCGAGCACCGTGATAGTTGCTATAAACGCAATGCTCATGAGGAGACTGCTCAAGTAA
- a CDS encoding RNA-guided endonuclease InsQ/TnpB family protein, translating to MSRAREETKFLLTYRFRAYPSALLEYKMENWFHILCTLYNHALEERKRAWKKEKKSITYTYQQNALPRLKEKDPSLNLVHSQVLQDCLRRVDNAFQKFFRKEAKYPKKKKLSGYRSFTFPQVWMKQKGKLVEVVKLERQNSRFAYLYLPKLGKLKIRLHREIDWEKARTVTVKREPSGKWYVCITVEVELGQILREAEEKAVGIDLGVKNLATTSEGEFIEHPRFLQRLEKRLKREQKKLSRKEKGLNSWEKQRRKVAKVHEEFPRLWLRDSMSVPSVER from the coding sequence ATGTCCAGAGCCAGGGAAGAAACTAAATTCTTACTGACCTACAGGTTCAGAGCCTATCCTTCAGCACTGTTAGAATACAAGATGGAAAACTGGTTTCATATTCTTTGCACACTCTATAACCATGCCCTTGAGGAAAGAAAGAGAGCCTGGAAGAAGGAAAAGAAAAGCATTACCTACACATATCAGCAGAATGCCCTTCCCAGGCTCAAAGAAAAAGACCCTTCCCTGAACCTTGTCCACTCTCAGGTCCTTCAGGATTGTCTGAGAAGAGTGGATAACGCATTCCAGAAGTTCTTCAGGAAGGAAGCCAAGTATCCAAAGAAAAAGAAACTTTCCGGATACCGTTCCTTCACCTTCCCACAGGTATGGATGAAGCAGAAGGGAAAACTCGTAGAGGTTGTAAAGCTGGAAAGACAAAATAGCAGGTTTGCATATCTGTATCTTCCTAAGCTCGGAAAACTCAAGATTAGACTTCACAGGGAGATAGACTGGGAAAAGGCAAGAACTGTAACCGTAAAGAGAGAACCCTCTGGAAAGTGGTATGTGTGTATAACGGTTGAAGTAGAGCTTGGGCAGATACTGAGGGAAGCAGAGGAGAAAGCTGTAGGGATAGACCTCGGAGTAAAGAACCTTGCTACCACTTCAGAGGGAGAGTTTATAGAGCATCCCAGATTTTTGCAGAGACTTGAGAAGAGACTCAAGAGGGAACAAAAGAAACTCTCAAGGAAGGAGAAAGGTTTAAACAGCTGGGAGAAGCAAAGGAGGAAGGTGGCAAAGGTTCACGAAGAGTTCCCAAGACTTTGGCTGAGAGACTCCATGAGTGTCCCGAGTGTGGAGCGGTAA
- a CDS encoding DUF2231 domain-containing protein — MKRFIIIFCAPLLFSLFSFSHEREAVYEVSEPSAVQEKIVYPEVVKLHPPVVHFAVALPLFTLLLEGLYHLRGRKPDEVEFFALLLSSGAVIGAAVTGYIAHESMENLPITPQALELLHTHQTLGIALAGLFSLVFLLRLVYTFKPVPIIHHLYLLLLLTGVAGLLYQGNLGGKLVYNFGLGVSG; from the coding sequence GTGAAGAGGTTTATAATAATTTTCTGCGCGCCTCTTCTCTTTTCCCTTTTTTCTTTTTCCCACGAGAGGGAGGCTGTTTACGAGGTGTCAGAACCTTCAGCTGTTCAAGAGAAAATAGTTTATCCAGAGGTGGTAAAACTGCACCCTCCTGTAGTTCACTTTGCTGTGGCTCTTCCTCTCTTCACCCTCCTCTTGGAGGGTCTTTATCATCTGAGGGGTAGAAAGCCCGACGAGGTTGAGTTCTTTGCTTTGCTTCTGTCCTCGGGAGCGGTTATAGGAGCGGCTGTGACGGGCTATATAGCCCACGAGAGTATGGAAAACTTGCCCATAACCCCACAGGCGCTTGAGTTGCTACATACCCACCAAACCTTAGGAATAGCCTTGGCTGGTCTGTTTTCCCTCGTGTTCCTGCTCAGGCTCGTTTACACCTTTAAACCCGTTCCCATAATTCACCATCTTTACCTTCTTCTCTTACTCACCGGCGTAGCCGGTCTCTTGTATCAGGGAAACCTCGGGGGAAAGCTCGTTTACAACTTCGGACTGGGGGTGTCAGGATGA
- a CDS encoding porin family protein: MKGKILTLAALTGAVLPFAVNEYFNSRCPELPKEVILPSEAKAMPSFARQTGLSCSTCHTIPPRLNAYGRTFKIRGYTDGKAIEDILTGEGESILKYNPVSIRVLSYPYSKKKGEDREVIFPDEVVIAFAGRISENVGTFAAFASEEGEPFEPEIVKVALVKDFGNNTVVGIVGGKTSPTGTDPFDSLNLYSRITRFRTTVWEGVRKKDASDLWDNHNYGASLYASVSNWVYASVGAYTGIVRDDGTLNKDKSDPFDFYGRVAVTPQGIPADLNIGLFTYIGKDEDPITDQTLVKPRRYGVDAGVIYNIGDIGIELNGIYVNGKDKFPSNPDFKHNGYNLSATLYWKYRLGLSLLYGNYKYKSDNPLTTDNEDGVKRADTTVHVSYLIRPNVRLGAEYTTTNFSGVNAPEDTHLTSLILDFAF, from the coding sequence ATGAAAGGGAAAATTCTTACACTTGCAGCCTTGACGGGAGCGGTTCTGCCCTTTGCGGTGAACGAGTACTTCAACAGCAGGTGTCCGGAGCTTCCAAAGGAAGTCATACTTCCCTCTGAAGCTAAAGCTATGCCAAGCTTTGCAAGGCAAACAGGACTATCATGCAGTACCTGCCACACTATACCGCCGAGGCTGAATGCCTACGGAAGAACCTTCAAGATAAGAGGATACACGGATGGAAAAGCTATAGAGGATATATTGACAGGCGAGGGAGAAAGTATACTAAAGTACAACCCTGTTTCCATACGAGTCCTTTCTTACCCTTACAGTAAAAAGAAAGGAGAGGACAGGGAAGTCATATTCCCCGACGAGGTTGTAATAGCTTTTGCAGGCAGGATAAGCGAGAACGTAGGAACCTTTGCAGCCTTCGCATCTGAAGAGGGAGAGCCTTTTGAACCGGAGATAGTAAAGGTGGCTTTAGTTAAAGACTTTGGAAATAACACGGTCGTCGGTATAGTGGGCGGTAAGACCTCCCCTACGGGAACTGATCCCTTTGATTCACTTAACCTGTATTCAAGGATAACGAGGTTCAGAACGACCGTCTGGGAAGGAGTAAGGAAAAAAGACGCGAGCGACCTGTGGGACAATCACAACTACGGCGCTTCCCTATACGCGAGCGTTTCTAACTGGGTCTATGCCAGTGTGGGAGCCTACACGGGGATAGTTAGGGATGACGGCACTCTGAACAAGGATAAGTCTGATCCCTTTGACTTCTACGGAAGGGTAGCTGTAACTCCTCAGGGCATTCCCGCGGACCTCAATATAGGACTCTTCACCTATATTGGGAAGGATGAAGACCCTATTACAGACCAGACCCTTGTAAAGCCGAGAAGATACGGGGTCGATGCTGGGGTGATTTACAATATTGGAGACATTGGCATTGAGCTTAACGGAATATACGTGAACGGAAAGGACAAGTTCCCCTCAAACCCGGATTTCAAACACAACGGCTACAACCTCTCAGCCACCCTTTACTGGAAGTACAGACTCGGCTTGTCTCTGCTTTACGGTAACTACAAATATAAAAGCGATAACCCTCTTACAACAGATAACGAAGATGGAGTAAAAAGAGCCGATACCACCGTTCATGTCTCCTATCTGATCAGACCTAACGTCAGGCTTGGGGCGGAGTACACGACAACAAACTTTTCCGGGGTAAACGCTCCTGAAGATACGCACTTGACCTCTCTGATACTTGACTTTGCCTTTTAA
- a CDS encoding zinc ribbon domain-containing protein, giving the protein MAERLHECPECGAVMDRDYNARVNILRKGLARLKGGRVGATRTYACGEGTGGTPSEGGSRFT; this is encoded by the coding sequence TTGGCTGAGAGACTCCATGAGTGTCCCGAGTGTGGAGCGGTAATGGATAGGGATTACAATGCGAGGGTGAACATACTGAGAAAAGGTCTCGCCCGTCTCAAGGGTGGTAGGGTCGGAGCGACCCGAACTTACGCCTGTGGAGAGGGCACTGGCGGGACACCTTCAGAAGGAGGTTCACGGTTTACATAG
- a CDS encoding nitrous oxide reductase accessory protein NosL, which yields MKRVALLLGLLAAFVFSFAQPKDPPKGAKCVVCGMDVNMMPKFTSQLKLKDGKYVYTESPKHAIQYYLKNKDRVAELWVRDFSSGKWIDGRHAYYVPVDEGPMGPDIVAFRSLVEAKKFAKGKKVFKFRDIDAEFLKHLDMGHMH from the coding sequence ATGAAAAGAGTTGCCTTACTTTTAGGATTGCTTGCCGCTTTTGTTTTCTCCTTTGCTCAACCCAAAGACCCTCCCAAGGGAGCAAAGTGTGTGGTCTGCGGTATGGACGTGAACATGATGCCCAAGTTCACCTCACAGTTAAAGCTCAAGGATGGGAAGTACGTATACACCGAATCTCCCAAGCACGCGATCCAGTACTACCTCAAGAACAAGGACAGGGTGGCGGAGCTATGGGTCAGGGACTTCTCAAGTGGGAAGTGGATAGACGGCAGGCATGCTTACTACGTTCCTGTTGACGAAGGTCCTATGGGACCGGATATAGTTGCCTTCAGGAGCCTGGTAGAGGCAAAGAAGTTTGCCAAAGGAAAGAAGGTCTTTAAATTCAGGGACATAGATGCAGAGTTTCTGAAGCACCTGGACATGGGACACATGCACTGA